One Desulfobacterales bacterium genomic region harbors:
- a CDS encoding cytidylate kinase-like family protein — MAVITISRQFGSGGKTLGKMVANELGYEFADSEIVAKVAEMANVSTHWVETVENEAGGKLSRFVSRMVSRPLVDKILKGERGYIDETIYLDYLVLIIAQIADEGDVVILGRGSQYILDDHPEAFHILMIDEFENRVRFMQKNYELSESRATRLIRGEDKRRKTLYQKLGKTDYDDPFLYHLVLNMSKVSLEEAKQIVCNRVNE; from the coding sequence ATGGCTGTAATCACCATCTCCCGACAATTTGGCTCCGGCGGTAAAACGTTGGGCAAAATGGTCGCCAACGAGCTGGGATATGAATTTGCCGATAGTGAAATCGTTGCCAAGGTAGCGGAAATGGCCAATGTGTCCACCCACTGGGTGGAAACGGTGGAAAATGAAGCCGGCGGCAAGCTTTCGCGGTTTGTTTCCCGGATGGTGTCGCGACCGCTGGTGGACAAAATCTTAAAAGGTGAGCGCGGCTATATTGATGAGACCATATACCTTGACTACTTGGTGCTCATCATTGCCCAGATTGCCGATGAAGGCGATGTGGTCATTTTAGGGCGCGGTAGCCAATATATCCTGGATGACCATCCGGAAGCCTTCCATATTCTGATGATCGATGAATTTGAAAACCGGGTGCGCTTTATGCAAAAAAATTATGAATTGTCAGAAAGTCGCGCCACGCGGTTGATCAGAGGTGAAGACAAACGCCGCAAGACGCTTTATCAAAAGCTCGGCAAAACCGATTATGATGATCCTTTTCTGTATCATCTGGTGCTGAATATGAGCAAGGTCAGCCTGGAAGAAGCTAAGCAAATTGTGTGCAACCGCGTTAATGAATAG
- a CDS encoding cytochrome c: MGRKLNFIKGFWTWATIVLIPAALLAHEWNAPEEAAQRPNPVPEDAAAIERGQKLFEQSCAHCHGTNGQGDGPLAAALNPKPADLAARAGHHTDGDFAWKIANGRGAMPAFKDQLTETQIWELTHFIQNLKK, translated from the coding sequence ATGGGTCGGAAACTGAATTTTATAAAAGGTTTCTGGACGTGGGCGACCATTGTTTTGATTCCCGCGGCATTGTTGGCTCACGAATGGAATGCCCCTGAGGAAGCGGCTCAACGCCCTAATCCAGTGCCAGAGGATGCTGCTGCTATCGAACGGGGCCAAAAGTTATTTGAACAATCCTGTGCTCATTGTCACGGAACAAACGGTCAAGGTGACGGTCCCTTAGCCGCGGCCTTAAATCCCAAGCCTGCCGATCTGGCAGCACGTGCCGGCCACCATACCGACGGTGATTTTGCCTGGAAGATCGCCAACGGTCGCGGTGCGATGCCGGCTTTTAAAGACCAATTGACGGAGACTCAAATCTGGGAATTAACGCATTTTATTCAGAACTTAAAAAAATAA
- a CDS encoding multicopper oxidase domain-containing protein, protein MINRRQFLYLAGAGAANLLNVHALPFTKAAGAASDRAAFSPDVELSLTASPSEVQIFPGQPTTVWQYSGEVIKGDPNCLTHLKQSYLGPIIRVRQHQKVRIQFQNSLPATSIIHWHGLHVPARMDGHPKDVIAAGQTFTYEFEVLNRAGTYWYHPHPHGRTGHQVYGGLAGLFFVSDDEEEKLNLPANELDISLVIQDRAFNRDNQLVYLPRGMHDSMTGMLGDRICVNGKPDFELAVKTRAYRLRILNGSNSRIYKLAWSNGTPLTVIATDGGLLEKPIEKKYVIIGPAERIELWADFSNYPVGTSLELVSKYFEAAMQGSAMGPRRGMMAGESLPNGAPFSVFKINVTKKERESRSLPQKLSTIERYQLQDADNANSPRQFSFFMRHMHGLINGRTFNMQEVADDERIRLNSTELWELANDDQRMGMMMPMPHPVHLHGKQFQVIERRGTHHSGYVDDGWKDTVLLMPGERARIVTNFTDYKGLFLYHCHILEHGDMGMMRNYLIS, encoded by the coding sequence AAGCCGCAGGTGCCGCATCGGATAGAGCCGCTTTTTCGCCTGATGTAGAGCTGTCCTTGACAGCGTCGCCATCTGAGGTTCAAATTTTTCCGGGTCAGCCCACAACCGTATGGCAATATAGCGGGGAAGTGATCAAAGGCGATCCCAACTGCCTCACCCATCTGAAACAATCTTATTTAGGACCCATCATTCGCGTTCGCCAGCACCAGAAAGTTCGCATTCAATTTCAAAACAGCCTTCCAGCCACCAGTATCATCCACTGGCATGGCCTGCATGTCCCGGCCCGGATGGATGGCCATCCCAAGGATGTCATTGCCGCAGGGCAAACCTTCACGTATGAATTTGAGGTTTTAAATCGCGCCGGCACCTACTGGTACCACCCCCATCCGCACGGCCGTACCGGTCACCAGGTTTACGGCGGCCTGGCAGGGCTATTTTTTGTTTCCGACGATGAGGAAGAAAAGTTAAATTTACCCGCGAATGAATTGGACATTTCCCTGGTTATCCAGGATCGCGCATTTAATCGCGACAACCAACTGGTATATTTGCCGCGGGGAATGCACGACAGCATGACGGGCATGCTGGGCGATCGCATCTGTGTCAACGGTAAGCCTGACTTTGAGCTGGCGGTCAAAACCAGAGCCTATCGATTGCGCATTTTAAACGGCTCCAATTCCCGGATCTACAAACTGGCCTGGAGTAACGGCACGCCTTTGACTGTTATTGCAACCGATGGTGGCCTGCTGGAAAAGCCTATCGAGAAAAAATATGTCATCATAGGTCCGGCTGAGCGCATCGAGCTGTGGGCTGATTTCAGCAACTATCCGGTCGGCACATCACTTGAACTGGTCAGCAAATATTTTGAAGCCGCTATGCAGGGAAGTGCCATGGGACCGCGCAGGGGCATGATGGCCGGTGAGAGTTTGCCCAATGGCGCACCCTTCAGTGTCTTCAAAATCAATGTGACCAAAAAGGAAAGAGAATCCCGCTCGCTACCGCAAAAACTGTCTACCATCGAACGCTATCAGCTGCAAGATGCCGATAACGCCAATAGCCCGAGGCAATTTTCTTTTTTCATGCGCCATATGCATGGACTTATCAACGGACGCACCTTTAACATGCAGGAGGTCGCCGATGATGAAAGGATCCGGCTCAATTCTACCGAGCTGTGGGAATTGGCCAACGATGACCAGCGCATGGGAATGATGATGCCCATGCCCCATCCGGTGCACCTGCACGGCAAGCAGTTTCAAGTCATCGAGCGCAGAGGGACGCATCACAGCGGTTACGTGGATGATGGCTGGAAAGATACGGTTTTGCTGATGCCGGGTGAACGCGCCCGCATTGTGACGAATTTTACCGATTATAAGGGATTATTTTTATACCATTGCCACATTCTGGAGCACGGGGATATGGGGATGATGCGCAATTATCTGATAAGCTAA